Proteins found in one Oncorhynchus mykiss isolate Arlee chromosome 3, USDA_OmykA_1.1, whole genome shotgun sequence genomic segment:
- the LOC110520647 gene encoding granzyme B: MYLNLLILLQLLSSAGASESGIVGGKIAKPHSRPYMVSLQHRGYHVCGGMLIREDFVLTSAHCLKDAYPLTVVLGAHNLTKEEKKSRQERKVSHYHRHPLHENITQLSYDIMLLKLHANAVLNEYVKVIGLPNKDKRIPARTKCSVAGWGKTSPDKTSGAADVLMEVEVTMQFNFECVKKWKDYFISSQMICTDDGQKGFCQGDSGGPVICKNKNVAQGIVTSFRNPLKCDDGKFPRVYINISFFKSWIEEVING; the protein is encoded by the exons ATGTACCTgaacctcctcatcctcctccaacTCCTTTCCTCTGCTG GAGCCTCTGAGAGTGGTATTGTGGGTGGTAAGATAGCTAAGCCCCACTCAAGGCCCTATATGGTCTCTCTGCAACACAGAGGATACCATGTTTGTGGAGGAATGCTCATCCGGGAGGACTTTGTCCTGACTTCAGCACACTGCTTGAAAGA TGCTTATCCTTTAACGGTGGTTCTTGGAGCTCACAACCTAAccaaagaagagaagaagagtcGGCAAGAGAGGAAAGTGTCACATTACCATCGACATCCCTTACATGAGAATATAACGCAGTTAAGTTACGACATCATGCTACTGAAG TTACATGCCAACGCCGTTCTGAACGAGTATGTGAAGGTCATTGGACTACCCAATAAAGATAAACGTATCCCAGCCAGAACCAAGTGCTCTGTCGCTGGCTGGGGCAAGACTTCACCAGATAAAACATCTGGTGCTGCAGATGTATTGATGGAAGTTGAAGTCACAATGCAGTTCAACTTTGAATGCGTAAAAAAGTGGAAAGATTACTTTATAAGTAGCCAAATGATATGCACTGATGATGGACAGAAAGGCTTTTGTCAG GGAGATTCAGGTGGACCTGTTATTTGCAAGAACAAGAACGTGGCACAGGGTATTGTTACTTCTTTTCGTAATCCACTGAAATGTGATGATGGTAAATTCCCCCGTGTGTACATAAATATTTCCTTCTTTAAGTCCTGGATTGAAGAGGTGATTAATGGAtag